The nucleotide sequence ATATGCGACAAGAGGTTGTCGCGTATCAGGACTAGTTCAGTTGCACCTGCAAAGGGTACTGACCATCCTCGAACGGACCAAATAGATCATCCAGATCAGGGTGATCCACCGGCTCACCAGAATAATCCGCAACAAGGTTTTGTTCAGAAACATAGGCTACATAGAAGCTCTGATCATTCTCAGCCAAAAGGTGATAAAACGGCTGGTCTTTCTTGGGGCGGCTGTCCTCGGGAATGGCGTTGTACCATTCATCGGTGTTCGAAAACATGGCGTCCACATCAAACACGACACCCCTGAAAGGATGCTTGCGGTGGCGGACCACTTGACCCAGATGATATTTCGCGCGCGTTTTGAACATGGCCTTCCTAACTCAGCCCTGTATATGTCTGCTGCGGGTGCAAAGTCCACGGTTTGCACTAAGATTTGAAGGAAACAGTCTGTGAACCTCGCC is from Yoonia sp. GPGPB17 and encodes:
- the hspQ gene encoding heat shock protein HspQ gives rise to the protein MFKTRAKYHLGQVVRHRKHPFRGVVFDVDAMFSNTDEWYNAIPEDSRPKKDQPFYHLLAENDQSFYVAYVSEQNLVADYSGEPVDHPDLDDLFGPFEDGQYPLQVQLN